One Pseudomonas sp. FP1742 genomic window carries:
- the rfaH gene encoding transcription/translation regulatory transformer protein RfaH, translating into MLTSTRISSWYLLQCKPRQDERAQINLLRQNYTIFCPKIVSRRVVNGRSLQTVEPLFPGYLFIQLSRDDKWAPLRSTRGVSRIVDFNHGPAIVPDDVVEHLRTRCLKSSEIHTAQQFRPGETLQITRGPLSTLEGIFLTMLGDERVMILLHFLNREQPVRIPLTDIQRPQLSL; encoded by the coding sequence ATGCTAACGAGTACACGAATTTCCAGTTGGTATCTTTTGCAGTGCAAGCCACGACAGGACGAACGGGCACAAATCAATTTATTGCGGCAAAACTACACCATATTTTGCCCAAAAATCGTTAGCCGACGCGTGGTTAATGGTAGATCTCTTCAAACGGTCGAGCCCCTCTTTCCAGGGTATCTTTTCATTCAACTGAGTCGTGATGACAAATGGGCACCTTTGCGTTCTACCCGTGGCGTCAGCCGAATCGTGGATTTTAATCATGGCCCGGCAATAGTCCCTGACGATGTCGTCGAGCATCTACGCACCCGGTGTTTGAAATCATCGGAAATTCATACAGCCCAACAGTTCAGGCCCGGCGAAACACTGCAAATAACCCGAGGACCGCTGTCGACACTCGAAGGTATTTTCCTGACCATGTTGGGTGACGAACGAGTGATGATCCTGCTGCACTTTCTAAATAGAGAACAGCCAGTCCGCATTCCGTTGACCGACATTCAACGACCGCAACTTAGCCTATAA
- a CDS encoding outer membrane beta-barrel protein, whose translation MTIKTHSPFALIMIYLYPGTAWSLDPQSIGIYGFDFTPTLLFSESYDDNFRELERGRQSSMVTKIAPSFELKAEDRNSATRLIWQPTRYIYHDEPSASNTAQRVRLESIMEFTDRHRLKLEGEARKYERTTSTAVDGINDKIRSNRVNGLYTFGARSAANQIDLGASYAQLRYDNSDGINDDKERNTTGLTTTWYHRIGSNTRGLLEYDHTVFDYLQTDSRLNSTSNAILAGAEWDFTARTTGKVRIGYERKNFDDSSVKDLSNPTWQVDLRWKPRTYSTFSFVARQAMAEGDDGADAVKTTSALFGWRHGWTERITTVAEAGLARYEYEGQNRTDNLRDYNFAVEYQMRRWLDIELGYRRRNDNSDADNQSFERNIFLLSFNVSL comes from the coding sequence ATGACCATTAAGACCCACAGCCCTTTCGCACTGATAATGATCTATTTGTATCCCGGAACGGCCTGGAGTCTCGACCCCCAGTCCATTGGTATCTACGGATTCGACTTCACACCCACACTGTTATTTTCAGAGAGCTATGACGACAACTTCCGGGAACTGGAGCGGGGGCGTCAGTCTTCCATGGTGACCAAAATAGCGCCCTCTTTCGAACTCAAGGCCGAAGATAGAAACAGTGCCACGCGACTGATCTGGCAGCCTACCCGCTACATTTATCATGACGAGCCAAGTGCCTCGAATACGGCGCAACGCGTGCGGCTCGAAAGCATCATGGAGTTCACCGACCGCCATCGCCTGAAACTTGAAGGGGAAGCGCGTAAATACGAGCGCACGACATCGACCGCTGTCGATGGCATCAATGACAAGATCCGCAGTAACCGCGTCAATGGTCTCTATACCTTTGGTGCCCGAAGCGCCGCCAATCAGATCGACCTGGGCGCAAGTTACGCTCAACTACGTTACGACAACTCCGATGGCATCAACGACGACAAAGAACGCAATACCACCGGCCTGACCACCACCTGGTACCACCGCATAGGCAGCAACACGCGTGGGCTGCTGGAGTATGACCATACCGTCTTTGATTACCTGCAAACCGACAGCCGTCTCAACAGCACATCCAATGCGATCCTGGCCGGTGCCGAGTGGGACTTCACCGCACGCACCACCGGCAAAGTACGCATTGGTTATGAACGCAAGAACTTTGATGACAGCAGTGTCAAAGATCTCAGTAACCCGACCTGGCAGGTGGACCTGCGATGGAAGCCACGAACCTACTCGACCTTTTCGTTTGTCGCTCGCCAGGCGATGGCTGAGGGCGACGATGGTGCTGACGCCGTCAAGACCACCTCTGCCCTGTTCGGCTGGCGTCATGGCTGGACCGAGCGCATCACTACCGTGGCCGAGGCAGGGCTGGCCCGCTATGAGTACGAGGGGCAGAACCGCACCGACAACCTTCGCGACTACAACTTCGCCGTGGAATACCAGATGCGTCGCTGGCTGGATATCGAACTGGGCTATCGCCGCCGCAACGACAATTCCGATGCCGACAATCAGAGTTTTGAACGCAACATCTTCCTGCTCAGCTTCAACGTAAGTCTCTAA
- a CDS encoding polysaccharide biosynthesis/export family protein, which yields MNSRMLGLLFVPWLFPATFAADTGAQYKLAAGDVLRITVFGERDLSFDKIRLNDAGTFSYPFLGEIAAKGLTPNQVEKIIVDGLKQGYLVDPKVSLNLIVYRSFYINGEVQKPGSYPYEPGLTLEKAIALGGGLTERASIKRVTIVRGDGSPPLTDTVTRSTAIAPGDTISIAQGFF from the coding sequence ATGAACTCGCGAATGCTTGGCTTGTTGTTCGTGCCGTGGCTGTTTCCCGCGACTTTTGCAGCAGACACCGGCGCCCAGTACAAACTGGCTGCCGGCGATGTATTACGCATCACCGTATTCGGAGAGCGGGATCTGAGCTTCGACAAAATCCGCCTCAACGATGCCGGTACGTTTTCCTATCCGTTTCTGGGTGAGATCGCCGCCAAGGGCCTCACCCCCAATCAGGTGGAAAAGATCATCGTCGACGGGTTAAAGCAAGGTTACCTGGTCGACCCCAAGGTCAGTCTCAACCTGATCGTCTACCGCTCGTTCTACATCAATGGTGAAGTACAGAAGCCCGGCAGCTATCCATACGAGCCCGGGCTGACACTGGAGAAAGCCATCGCCCTGGGCGGTGGCCTGACCGAGCGGGCCTCGATCAAGCGAGTGACCATCGTGCGCGGCGATGGCTCGCCACCACTGACCGATACGGTCACGCGCAGCACCGCCATCGCCCCCGGTGACACCATCTCCATTGCACAAGGCTTTTTCTAA
- a CDS encoding polysaccharide biosynthesis tyrosine autokinase produces the protein MDNSPSIYVERPLQPHLSQHQLYSEEKDTIDLLKYWRVIWRAHWKIAWLMLLGCALALATLSFIPPQYIGSTTLLIKEKTPPLLAFQQITDSSSGTVDYLQTQLALLQSRDLAERAVKKLNLTTNPVTDPRQQPQSWFTPRKWLASLDLDQWLPALGFLIPVQVMPSEADIFNQVTQNLMQHTNVKFVGKSQLINIEVELPDPALAAATANAIAQGFIDSQFDNSLKSSQTNTSWMNSRLIELRNNLRSAENKLQAYREEQGLVDVDGVATISANELEMTGNRMIDARRNLAEAESQYRQVQALSNGNLSNLSSVPAVLSNPLVQKFQAQQAKAQAKVEELSGRYGPKHPTLVAALAELRMATDSLRLQVRQVVAGIEHEYQLSRANENSLRKSFNSNKAQIQEISRKEFQLREFQREVDSSRALYETFITRLKETAATSDMDSTKARIVDPAIVPLEPSKPHKTLIMVIVAIVAALIGMALALMSETLNKTFKTDEAVESTLNIPLLSVVPLITKRSRRQLARLFDDNEHPRFCETIRNLRTWLMLHSGEKPAQVVLVASTMADEGKSTIANNLAYSLALLERVLLIDADMRRSSLSLNFDFPVDSPGLANVLAGTARLEDCIRTVGNLDMLPAGKLSPAPLDLLSSPRLAPLLDALKSRYQRIIIDSPPAQMVSDALLLAKHSDAVIYVIKAESTPVSQVQKCLAMLQQSHAPVFGVVLNQVDLRKARKRGYSHSDTFQNYDYLSR, from the coding sequence ATGGACAACAGCCCAAGCATCTACGTCGAACGTCCGCTCCAGCCACATCTGTCTCAGCATCAGCTGTACAGCGAGGAAAAGGACACCATTGACCTGCTCAAATACTGGAGGGTGATCTGGCGTGCCCATTGGAAAATCGCATGGTTGATGCTGCTTGGCTGTGCGCTGGCGTTGGCCACGCTGTCGTTCATCCCCCCGCAGTACATTGGCAGCACCACCCTTCTGATCAAAGAAAAAACCCCACCGCTGCTGGCCTTCCAGCAAATAACGGATTCAAGCTCCGGTACCGTCGATTACTTGCAGACGCAACTGGCGCTCCTGCAATCGCGGGACCTGGCCGAACGCGCCGTCAAAAAACTCAACCTCACCACTAACCCGGTGACCGATCCACGCCAGCAGCCGCAGTCATGGTTTACGCCACGCAAATGGTTGGCAAGCCTTGATCTTGACCAGTGGCTGCCGGCACTGGGCTTTTTGATCCCCGTGCAGGTGATGCCCTCTGAAGCCGACATTTTCAATCAAGTCACGCAGAACCTCATGCAGCACACCAACGTCAAATTTGTCGGCAAGAGCCAGCTGATCAATATAGAGGTGGAGCTGCCCGACCCTGCCCTGGCGGCCGCAACCGCCAATGCGATTGCCCAGGGCTTCATTGATAGCCAGTTCGACAATAGTCTGAAGTCCTCGCAGACCAACACCAGCTGGATGAACTCCCGCCTGATCGAGTTGCGCAATAATCTGCGCAGTGCCGAAAACAAGCTTCAGGCCTACCGGGAAGAGCAAGGCCTGGTCGATGTCGACGGTGTCGCGACCATCAGCGCCAACGAACTGGAAATGACCGGCAATCGGATGATCGATGCCCGGCGCAACCTGGCGGAAGCCGAGAGCCAGTACCGCCAGGTGCAGGCCCTGAGCAACGGCAACTTGAGCAACCTCTCCAGCGTTCCGGCCGTCTTGAGTAATCCGTTGGTGCAAAAGTTCCAGGCTCAACAGGCCAAGGCCCAAGCCAAGGTAGAAGAGTTGTCGGGGCGCTACGGTCCGAAACATCCAACCCTTGTCGCCGCTCTCGCCGAGTTGCGCATGGCCACCGACAGCTTGCGCCTGCAGGTTCGGCAGGTGGTGGCTGGCATTGAACATGAATACCAGTTATCCCGGGCCAACGAAAATTCACTGCGTAAATCATTCAATAGCAACAAAGCACAGATACAGGAGATTTCGCGCAAGGAATTCCAGCTGCGTGAGTTCCAGCGCGAGGTCGACAGCAGCCGCGCGCTGTATGAGACCTTCATCACTCGCTTGAAGGAAACGGCGGCCACCTCGGACATGGATTCCACCAAAGCGCGCATTGTCGACCCGGCGATTGTTCCTTTGGAACCGAGCAAGCCCCATAAAACACTGATCATGGTGATTGTCGCCATCGTGGCCGCGCTGATCGGCATGGCACTGGCATTAATGTCCGAAACCCTGAACAAAACCTTCAAGACCGACGAGGCAGTCGAAAGCACGCTGAACATCCCCCTGCTCAGCGTGGTACCGCTGATCACGAAGCGAAGCCGCCGGCAACTGGCGCGGTTGTTCGACGACAACGAGCATCCGCGTTTTTGCGAGACCATCCGCAACTTGCGCACCTGGTTGATGTTGCACAGCGGAGAAAAGCCGGCACAGGTTGTGCTCGTCGCCTCGACCATGGCCGACGAAGGTAAAAGCACCATTGCCAACAACCTGGCCTACTCGCTTGCGTTGCTGGAGCGTGTCCTGTTGATCGATGCCGACATGCGCAGATCCAGCCTTTCACTCAATTTCGATTTTCCGGTAGATAGCCCGGGGCTGGCCAATGTCCTGGCGGGTACTGCGCGGCTCGAAGACTGTATCCGCACCGTCGGCAACCTTGACATGTTGCCGGCCGGAAAGCTTTCGCCCGCGCCGCTGGACCTGCTCAGCTCGCCACGCCTGGCGCCCCTTCTCGACGCGCTGAAGTCGCGCTACCAACGCATTATCATCGACTCTCCGCCGGCGCAGATGGTCAGCGACGCGCTGTTGCTGGCCAAGCAT